One window of the Pseudomonas knackmussii B13 genome contains the following:
- a CDS encoding IS110 family transposase — MTSQVPVIGIDVAKESLSLCDTRSGEVFELANDVRTIKAWLKTLPPCCAIAIEATSTYHMDVATLAHARGHRIYVINGFRLSNYRKGIGGRNKDDRSDALLLARYLTHEQAQLEPWQPPSKAYCRLQTLLHRRAALVRSAISLRQSFSQDRSLAKALKPVLKQMATLESRLEKEIQQALREAGLMEQSKRCQAIEGIGPLTAAALNLAFLRGRFRNSDAFIAFIGLDVRLKESGRYSGRRKLTKQGDPEIRRLLHNAAMAAARTQRWQALYQSYLARGLKKIEALTILARKLARIAFALMQSQTSYQPPKQEPSLT, encoded by the coding sequence ATGACAAGCCAAGTTCCGGTTATCGGTATCGATGTCGCCAAGGAGTCGCTGAGCCTCTGCGATACACGCTCGGGCGAGGTATTCGAACTGGCCAATGACGTCCGCACTATCAAGGCCTGGCTGAAAACCCTTCCTCCCTGCTGCGCCATCGCGATCGAAGCGACCAGCACCTATCACATGGATGTTGCGACCCTGGCGCATGCGCGGGGACATCGGATCTACGTCATCAATGGCTTTCGCCTGAGCAACTACCGCAAGGGGATTGGCGGGCGAAACAAGGATGATCGCAGCGATGCCCTGTTGCTGGCCCGTTACCTGACCCACGAACAAGCGCAACTGGAGCCTTGGCAGCCACCGAGCAAGGCCTACTGCCGCCTGCAGACACTGCTGCATCGGCGTGCCGCACTGGTCCGTAGCGCCATCTCGTTACGCCAGAGCTTTTCCCAGGATCGCTCCCTGGCCAAGGCGCTGAAGCCTGTTCTCAAGCAAATGGCCACACTGGAGTCACGCCTGGAGAAAGAGATTCAACAGGCGCTGCGAGAGGCTGGCCTAATGGAGCAAAGCAAGCGCTGCCAGGCCATCGAAGGGATCGGACCGCTGACGGCAGCGGCCCTGAACCTGGCATTTCTGCGGGGACGTTTTCGCAATAGCGATGCCTTCATCGCCTTTATCGGATTGGATGTGCGGCTCAAGGAGTCCGGCCGCTATAGCGGCCGTCGAAAGCTGACCAAGCAAGGGGACCCTGAAATCCGTCGGCTGCTCCACAACGCGGCCATGGCGGCAGCGCGCACGCAGCGCTGGCAGGCCCTTTACCAAAGCTACCTGGCGCGCGGCCTGAAGAAGATCGAGGCCCTGACTATCCTCGCCCGCAAATTGGCCCGAATTGCCTTTGCCCTGATGCAATCCCAGACCAGCTACCAGCCTCCAAAGCAGGAGCCGTCATTGACATAG
- a CDS encoding HlyC/CorC family transporter, producing the protein MSEDRSSNGHKSWLDKITQAFAHEPRNRQELLELLRDAHDNKLLDSEALSIVEGAIQVADLQVRDIMVPRSQMISIKAAHSPREFLPAIIEAAHSRYPVVGESLDDVMGVLLAKDLLPLILHDDNHAFNIKDLLRPATFVPESKRLNVLLREFRANHNHMAIVIDEYGGVAGLVTIEDVLEQIVGDIEDEHDVEEDSYIKPLPSGDFIVKALTPVEAFNDFFGSEFSDEEFDTVGGLVMSAFGHLPKRNETTELGGFRFRVLNADSRRLHLLRLTPLRD; encoded by the coding sequence ATGAGCGAAGACCGATCGAGCAACGGGCATAAGTCCTGGCTGGACAAGATTACCCAGGCTTTTGCCCATGAGCCGAGAAACCGCCAGGAGCTCCTCGAGCTGCTGCGCGACGCCCACGACAACAAGCTGCTGGACAGCGAGGCGCTGTCCATCGTCGAAGGCGCCATCCAGGTCGCCGACCTGCAAGTACGCGACATCATGGTGCCGCGCTCGCAGATGATCAGCATCAAGGCCGCCCACAGCCCGCGCGAGTTCCTCCCGGCGATCATCGAGGCGGCGCACTCGCGCTATCCGGTGGTTGGCGAGAGCCTCGACGACGTCATGGGCGTGCTGCTGGCCAAGGACCTGCTGCCGCTGATCCTCCACGACGACAACCACGCCTTCAACATCAAGGACCTGCTGCGCCCGGCCACCTTCGTGCCCGAGTCCAAGCGCCTGAACGTGCTGCTGCGCGAGTTCCGCGCCAACCACAACCACATGGCCATCGTCATCGACGAATACGGCGGCGTGGCGGGCCTGGTGACCATCGAGGACGTGCTGGAGCAGATCGTCGGCGACATCGAGGACGAGCACGACGTCGAGGAAGACAGCTACATCAAGCCGCTGCCCAGCGGCGACTTCATCGTCAAGGCGCTGACCCCGGTGGAAGCCTTCAACGACTTCTTCGGCTCGGAGTTCTCCGACGAGGAATTCGACACCGTCGGCGGCCTGGTGATGAGCGCCTTCGGGCATCTGCCCAAGCGCAACGAAACCACCGAGCTGGGCGGCTTCCGCTTCCGCGTCCTCAACGCCGACAGCCGCCGCCTGCACCTGCTGCGCCTGACGCCGCTGCGCGACTGA
- the ybeY gene encoding rRNA maturation RNase YbeY, whose protein sequence is MLELDLQIASEAPGLPDEAQLRPWCELALRQRKNDSELTIRLVDEPEGRELNRTWRHKDYATNVLSFPADVPDELLDIPLLGDLVICVPVVEREAAEQGKEPAAHWAHLVIHGCLHLLGYDHIEDDEAEEMEALERQLLAELGYPDPYAADEE, encoded by the coding sequence ATGCTTGAACTGGACCTGCAGATCGCCAGCGAGGCCCCCGGCCTGCCTGACGAGGCGCAGCTGCGCCCGTGGTGCGAACTGGCGCTACGCCAGCGCAAGAACGATTCCGAGCTGACCATCCGCCTGGTCGACGAGCCGGAGGGGCGCGAGCTCAACCGCACCTGGCGGCACAAGGACTACGCCACTAACGTGCTGTCCTTCCCCGCCGACGTGCCGGACGAGTTGCTGGACATCCCGCTGCTCGGCGACCTGGTGATCTGCGTGCCGGTGGTCGAGCGCGAAGCCGCCGAACAGGGCAAGGAACCGGCAGCGCACTGGGCGCACCTGGTCATCCACGGGTGCCTGCACCTGCTGGGCTACGACCACATCGAAGACGACGAGGCCGAGGAAATGGAGGCTCTGGAGCGGCAATTGCTGGCCGAACTGGGCTATCCCGACCCCTATGCGGCAGACGAAGAATAA
- a CDS encoding PhoH family protein, translated as MNAPLDIHRFTLEPFDARSFANLCGQFDEHLHQIEKRLDIEIRNRGNQFELVGDASRTQAAENLLQRLYREAQSGTELSPNMVHLFLQESGLEELANPVETPSVTLKTRKAHIRPRGANQQRYVKAILDHDINFGIGPAGTGKTYLAVACAVDALEREQIRRILLVRPAVEAGEKLGFLPGDLSQKIDPYLRPLYDALYEMLGFETVAKLIERQVIEVAPLAYMRGRTLNNSFIILDESQNTTIEQMKMFLTRIGFGSTAVITGDITQVDLPRGTRSGLKHVMEVLADVPGISFTHFKPKDVVRHPLVQRIVEAYERHENRQPTRPERERAQRETRDA; from the coding sequence TTGAACGCCCCCCTGGATATTCACCGCTTCACCCTGGAACCCTTCGACGCACGCAGCTTCGCCAATCTCTGCGGGCAGTTCGACGAGCACCTGCACCAGATCGAGAAACGCCTGGACATCGAGATCCGCAACCGCGGCAACCAGTTCGAACTGGTCGGCGACGCGTCGCGCACCCAGGCTGCCGAAAACCTCCTGCAGCGCCTCTATCGCGAAGCGCAGAGCGGAACCGAGCTGAGCCCGAACATGGTTCACCTGTTCCTCCAGGAGTCCGGCCTGGAAGAACTCGCCAACCCGGTCGAAACCCCGAGCGTCACGCTGAAGACCCGCAAGGCGCACATCCGCCCGCGCGGCGCCAACCAGCAGCGCTACGTCAAGGCGATCCTCGACCACGACATCAACTTCGGCATCGGCCCGGCCGGCACCGGCAAGACTTACCTCGCGGTGGCCTGCGCGGTGGACGCCCTGGAGCGCGAGCAGATCCGCCGCATCCTGCTGGTGCGCCCGGCGGTCGAGGCCGGCGAGAAGCTCGGCTTCCTGCCCGGCGACCTGTCGCAGAAGATCGACCCGTACCTGCGCCCGCTCTACGACGCGCTCTACGAGATGCTCGGCTTCGAGACCGTGGCCAAGCTGATCGAACGCCAGGTGATCGAAGTCGCGCCGCTGGCCTACATGCGTGGCCGCACGCTGAACAACAGCTTCATCATCCTCGACGAAAGCCAGAACACCACCATCGAGCAGATGAAGATGTTCCTCACCCGGATCGGCTTCGGCTCCACCGCGGTGATCACCGGCGACATCACCCAGGTCGACCTGCCGCGCGGCACCCGCTCGGGTCTCAAGCACGTGATGGAAGTGCTGGCCGACGTACCGGGCATCAGCTTCACCCACTTCAAGCCCAAGGACGTCGTGCGCCACCCGCTGGTGCAACGCATCGTCGAGGCCTACGAACGCCACGAGAACCGCCAGCCGACCCGCCCCGAACGCGAACGCGCGCAGCGGGAAACCCGCGATGCTTGA
- the miaB gene encoding tRNA (N6-isopentenyl adenosine(37)-C2)-methylthiotransferase MiaB yields the protein MAKKLFIQTHGCQMNEYDSSRMADLLGEQHALELTEKAEEADVILLNTCSIREKAQEKVFSELGAWRTLKQQKPELVIGVGGCVASQEGAAIRERAPYVDVVFGPQTLHRLPEMIDAARATRKPQVDVSFPEIEKFDRLPEPRVDGPSAFVSVMEGCSKYCSFCVVPYTRGEEVSRPFDDVLAEVIHLAENGVKEVTLLGQNVNGYRGATHDGRVADFAELIRVVAEVDGIERIRYTTSHPLEFSDALIAAHAEVPQLVPFVHLPVQSGSDRVLAAMKRNHTALEYKSRIRKLKAAAPDICISSDFIVGFPGETDKDFEQTMKLVEEVGFDYSFVFIYSPRPGTPASDLADDTPEEVKKQRLLILNARLQQQGFEISRRMVGTVQRVLVTDYSKRDPGQLQGRTANNRVVNFSCDNPRLIGQFAEVEIYEALPNSLRGRLVEADHH from the coding sequence ATGGCCAAGAAGCTTTTCATTCAGACCCACGGTTGCCAGATGAACGAGTACGACAGCTCGCGCATGGCCGACCTGCTGGGCGAACAGCACGCTCTGGAATTGACCGAGAAGGCCGAAGAAGCCGACGTCATCCTGCTCAATACCTGCTCGATCCGCGAAAAAGCCCAGGAGAAGGTCTTCTCCGAGCTGGGTGCCTGGCGCACCCTCAAGCAGCAGAAGCCGGAGCTGGTGATCGGCGTCGGCGGTTGCGTGGCCAGCCAGGAAGGCGCCGCCATCCGCGAACGCGCACCGTACGTCGACGTGGTCTTCGGCCCGCAGACCCTGCACCGCCTGCCGGAAATGATCGACGCCGCGCGCGCCACCCGCAAACCGCAGGTGGACGTGTCCTTCCCGGAAATCGAGAAGTTCGACCGCCTGCCCGAACCGCGCGTCGATGGCCCCAGCGCCTTCGTCTCGGTGATGGAAGGCTGCAGCAAGTACTGCAGCTTCTGCGTGGTGCCCTACACCCGCGGCGAGGAAGTCAGCCGGCCGTTCGACGACGTGCTCGCCGAGGTCATCCACCTCGCCGAGAACGGCGTCAAGGAAGTCACCCTGCTTGGGCAGAACGTCAACGGCTACCGCGGCGCCACCCACGACGGCCGCGTCGCCGACTTCGCCGAACTGATCCGCGTGGTCGCCGAGGTCGATGGCATCGAGCGCATCCGCTACACCACCTCGCACCCGCTGGAGTTCAGCGACGCGCTGATCGCCGCCCATGCCGAAGTGCCGCAGCTGGTGCCGTTCGTCCACCTGCCAGTGCAGTCCGGCTCGGACCGCGTACTGGCCGCGATGAAGCGCAACCACACGGCGCTCGAATACAAGTCGCGCATCCGCAAGCTCAAGGCCGCGGCGCCGGACATCTGCATCAGCTCGGACTTCATCGTCGGCTTCCCCGGCGAGACCGACAAGGACTTCGAGCAGACCATGAAGCTGGTCGAGGAAGTCGGCTTCGACTACTCCTTCGTCTTCATCTACAGCCCGCGCCCGGGCACCCCGGCCTCGGACCTCGCGGACGACACTCCGGAAGAAGTGAAGAAGCAGCGCCTGCTGATCCTCAACGCGCGCCTGCAACAACAGGGCTTCGAGATCAGCCGACGCATGGTCGGCACCGTGCAGCGCGTGCTGGTCACCGACTACTCCAAGCGCGACCCTGGCCAGCTGCAGGGCCGCACGGCGAACAACCGGGTGGTCAACTTCAGCTGCGACAACCCCCGCCTGATCGGCCAGTTCGCCGAGGTGGAAATCTACGAAGCGCTGCCCAACTCGCTGCGCGGCCGCCTCGTCGAGGCCGACCACCACTGA
- a CDS encoding DUF1820 family protein, which translates to MNKRENPIYKVVFLNQGQVYEMYAKQIFQSELWGFLEIEEFVFGERTQVVVDPSEEKLKAQFEGVIRSFVPMHAIIRIDEVERLGTAKIMEAKGGGNVMPFPVPMPDKS; encoded by the coding sequence ATGAACAAGCGCGAGAACCCGATCTACAAGGTCGTCTTCCTCAACCAGGGCCAGGTGTACGAGATGTACGCCAAGCAGATCTTCCAAAGCGAGCTGTGGGGCTTCCTGGAGATCGAGGAATTCGTCTTCGGCGAGCGCACCCAGGTGGTCGTCGATCCCAGCGAGGAAAAGCTCAAGGCGCAGTTCGAGGGTGTGATCCGCAGCTTCGTGCCGATGCACGCGATCATCCGCATCGACGAGGTCGAGCGTCTGGGTACCGCGAAGATCATGGAAGCCAAGGGTGGCGGCAACGTCATGCCGTTCCCGGTGCCGATGCCGGACAAGAGCTGA
- a CDS encoding tetratricopeptide repeat protein, with protein MFRSGRALMLGSLLLLSPLLAQAGGNSLLVPATGRCTLDTVPEQQQQALASCQQIANGGDAEAQFELGEYYYTGEHTPRDFQAALRWYEKASLQGQAQAQWRLGTMFYRGEGVKANNIQAYIVLKMAAVNGAEDAMDTADLVAEQMSKDELDIASKVLGQIFRNYLIELQTAGNSPFSPLP; from the coding sequence ATGTTCCGCTCCGGTCGCGCCCTGATGCTGGGCAGCCTGTTGCTCCTCTCGCCCCTGCTGGCGCAGGCGGGTGGCAACTCGCTGCTGGTTCCGGCGACTGGCCGCTGCACGCTCGACACCGTGCCCGAGCAACAGCAGCAGGCACTGGCCAGCTGCCAGCAGATCGCCAACGGCGGCGACGCCGAAGCGCAATTCGAACTGGGCGAGTACTACTACACCGGCGAACACACCCCGCGTGACTTCCAGGCTGCCCTGCGCTGGTACGAGAAAGCCTCGCTGCAAGGACAGGCCCAGGCCCAATGGCGGCTGGGGACCATGTTCTACCGTGGCGAAGGGGTCAAGGCGAACAACATCCAGGCTTATATCGTGCTGAAGATGGCCGCGGTCAACGGCGCCGAAGACGCCATGGACACCGCCGACCTGGTCGCCGAGCAGATGAGCAAGGACGAGCTGGACATCGCCTCCAAGGTGCTCGGGCAGATTTTCCGCAACTACCTGATCGAACTGCAGACCGCCGGCAACTCGCCGTTCTCGCCGCTGCCCTGA
- the hemL gene encoding glutamate-1-semialdehyde 2,1-aminomutase, translated as MSRSETLFANAQKHIPGGVNSPVRAFKSVGGTPLFFKHAEGAYVVDEDDKRYVDYVGSWGPMILGHSHPDVLDAVRKQLDHGLSYGAPTALEVEMADLVCSLVPSMDLVRMVSSGTEATMSAIRLARGYTGRDAIIKFEGCYHGHSDSLLVKAGSGLLTQGVPSSAGVPADFAKHTLTLPFNDLSAVERSLAEVGQSVACIIVEPVAGNMNCVPPAPGFLEGLRRLCDQHGVVLIFDEVMTGFRVALGGAQAYYGVTPDLSTFGKIVGGGMPVGAFGGKREIMERIAPLGPVYQAGTLSGNPLAMAAGLTTLKLISRPGFHDELSAYTSRMLQGLQERADAAGVPFVTTQAGAMFGLYFSGADDIVTFADVMASDAARFNRFFHLMLEGGVYLAPSAYEAGFTSIAHGETELKLTLDAAERAFAALK; from the coding sequence ATGTCTCGCTCCGAAACCCTCTTCGCCAACGCCCAGAAGCACATCCCCGGCGGCGTCAACTCGCCGGTCCGCGCCTTCAAGAGCGTCGGCGGCACTCCGCTGTTCTTCAAGCACGCGGAAGGCGCCTACGTGGTGGACGAAGACGACAAGCGCTACGTCGACTACGTCGGCTCCTGGGGCCCGATGATCCTCGGCCACAGCCATCCGGACGTGCTCGACGCCGTGCGCAAGCAACTGGATCACGGCCTGTCCTACGGCGCGCCGACCGCGCTGGAAGTGGAAATGGCCGACCTGGTCTGCTCGCTGGTGCCGTCGATGGACCTGGTGCGCATGGTCAGCTCCGGCACCGAGGCGACCATGAGCGCCATCCGCCTGGCCCGTGGCTACACCGGCCGAGACGCGATCATCAAGTTCGAGGGCTGCTACCACGGCCACTCCGACAGCCTGCTGGTGAAAGCCGGTTCCGGCCTGCTGACCCAGGGCGTACCGAGCTCGGCCGGGGTGCCGGCGGACTTCGCCAAACACACCCTGACCCTGCCGTTCAACGACCTGTCCGCCGTCGAGCGGAGCCTCGCCGAAGTGGGCCAGAGCGTGGCCTGCATCATCGTCGAGCCGGTAGCCGGCAACATGAACTGCGTGCCGCCGGCGCCGGGCTTCCTCGAAGGCCTGCGCCGCCTGTGCGACCAGCACGGCGTGGTGCTGATCTTCGACGAAGTGATGACCGGTTTCCGCGTCGCCCTCGGCGGTGCCCAGGCGTACTACGGCGTGACGCCGGACCTGTCGACCTTCGGCAAGATCGTCGGTGGCGGCATGCCGGTGGGCGCCTTCGGTGGCAAGCGCGAGATCATGGAGCGCATCGCCCCGCTCGGCCCGGTCTACCAGGCCGGCACCCTGTCCGGTAACCCGCTGGCCATGGCCGCCGGCCTGACCACCCTGAAGCTGATCAGCCGCCCGGGCTTCCACGACGAGCTGAGCGCCTACACCAGCCGCATGCTGCAAGGCCTGCAGGAGCGCGCCGATGCCGCCGGCGTACCGTTCGTCACCACCCAGGCCGGCGCCATGTTCGGCCTGTATTTCAGCGGCGCGGACGACATCGTCACCTTCGCCGACGTGATGGCCAGCGACGCCGCGCGCTTCAACCGCTTCTTCCACCTGATGCTGGAAGGCGGCGTGTACCTCGCGCCGAGCGCCTACGAAGCCGGTTTCACCTCGATCGCCCACGGCGAAACCGAGCTGAAACTGACCCTGGACGCCGCCGAGCGCGCCTTCGCCGCCCTCAAGTAA
- the thiE gene encoding thiamine phosphate synthase, with amino-acid sequence MKLRGLYAITDSKLLADGRLLPYVEAALRGGARLLQYRDKTTDESRRLREAEALRELCERHGAELIINDDAELAARLGVSVHLGQTDGSLAAARALLGRKAIIGATCHGSLELAAQAVAEGADYVAFGRFFNSLTKPGASEATPELLEQACARFPGVPLVAIGGVTLDNAPELISRGADLLSVINALFAADTPAEVERRARAFSALF; translated from the coding sequence ATGAAACTCCGCGGACTCTACGCCATCACCGACAGCAAGCTGCTCGCCGACGGCCGCCTGCTGCCCTACGTCGAGGCCGCCCTGCGCGGTGGCGCGCGCCTGCTGCAGTACCGCGACAAGACCACCGACGAGTCGCGCCGCCTGCGCGAGGCCGAAGCCCTACGCGAGCTCTGCGAACGCCACGGCGCCGAGCTGATCATCAACGACGATGCCGAACTGGCCGCGCGCCTGGGCGTCAGCGTGCACCTGGGGCAGACCGACGGCTCGCTGGCCGCCGCGCGCGCCCTGCTCGGCCGCAAGGCGATCATCGGCGCCACCTGCCACGGCAGCCTGGAGCTGGCCGCGCAAGCCGTCGCCGAGGGCGCCGACTACGTCGCCTTCGGACGCTTTTTCAATTCGCTGACCAAGCCCGGCGCCTCCGAAGCTACTCCGGAACTGCTGGAGCAGGCCTGCGCCCGCTTCCCCGGCGTGCCGCTGGTGGCCATCGGCGGCGTGACCCTGGACAACGCCCCCGAACTGATCAGCCGCGGCGCCGACCTGCTGTCGGTGATCAACGCCCTCTTCGCCGCCGACACCCCGGCCGAAGTGGAGCGCCGCGCGCGCGCCTTCAGCGCACTGTTCTAA
- a CDS encoding hydroxymethylpyrimidine/phosphomethylpyrimidine kinase, protein MKTPTSRPVVLCLSGHDPSGGAGLQADIEALIAQGCHAAPTVTALTVQDTVDVSDFRVLDREWVLAQARAVIADLPVAAVKLGMLGSVEMVETVLEIMQSLPGVPLVCDPVLRAGGGGALGKDEVGYAIRERLFPVATIATPNLPEARILAELPNGSADECAEKLLPFIQHLLITGGHGDESQVHNRLYSRDGSQHSFTCQRLPGSYHGSGCTLASALSGRLALGEELSSAVRSALDYTWRTLRDAEAPGHGQYIPRRLPLDFCS, encoded by the coding sequence ATGAAAACGCCCACCTCCCGTCCCGTAGTGCTCTGCCTGTCCGGCCACGACCCCAGTGGCGGTGCCGGCCTGCAGGCCGATATCGAAGCCCTGATCGCGCAAGGCTGCCACGCGGCGCCGACCGTCACCGCGCTGACCGTTCAGGATACCGTCGACGTTTCCGACTTCCGCGTGCTCGACCGCGAGTGGGTGCTGGCCCAGGCCCGCGCGGTGATCGCCGATCTGCCGGTGGCCGCCGTGAAACTCGGCATGCTCGGCTCGGTGGAGATGGTCGAGACCGTCCTCGAAATCATGCAGTCGCTGCCCGGCGTGCCGCTGGTCTGCGACCCGGTGCTGCGCGCCGGCGGCGGCGGCGCCCTGGGCAAGGACGAGGTCGGCTACGCAATCCGCGAGCGCCTGTTCCCGGTGGCCACCATCGCCACGCCGAACCTGCCCGAAGCGCGGATCCTCGCCGAACTGCCCAACGGCAGCGCCGACGAGTGCGCCGAGAAGCTGCTGCCGTTCATCCAGCACCTGCTGATCACCGGCGGCCACGGCGACGAGTCGCAAGTGCACAACCGCCTGTACTCCCGCGACGGCAGCCAGCACAGCTTCACCTGCCAGCGCCTGCCGGGCAGCTACCACGGCTCCGGCTGCACCCTGGCCAGCGCCCTCTCCGGCCGCCTGGCCCTGGGCGAGGAACTGTCCAGCGCCGTGCGCAGCGCGCTCGACTACACCTGGCGCACCCTGCGCGATGCCGAGGCCCCCGGCCACGGCCAGTACATCCCGCGCCGGCTGCCGCTGGACTTCTGCTCCTGA
- a CDS encoding Mor transcription activator family protein produces the protein MKIRSQQIRRRNNMLAELAELVVGSLKRHGIPVDKATAEAEELAFQLHRRWAGITFAFPAKDDLARKRLEAHIIERYDGTNADELVREFGITESFIYSVMRKYQRQKVDKNQLKMDLGDPAD, from the coding sequence ATGAAGATCCGCTCGCAGCAGATCCGCCGCCGCAACAACATGCTCGCCGAGCTGGCGGAACTGGTCGTCGGCTCGCTGAAGCGCCACGGCATTCCGGTGGATAAGGCGACCGCCGAAGCGGAAGAGCTGGCCTTCCAGCTTCACCGCCGGTGGGCCGGCATCACCTTTGCTTTCCCGGCGAAGGATGACCTGGCGCGGAAGCGGTTGGAGGCACATATCATAGAGCGCTACGACGGAACCAACGCGGACGAGTTGGTCCGCGAGTTCGGCATCACGGAGAGCTTCATCTATTCGGTGATGCGGAAGTACCAGCGGCAGAAGGTCGACAAGAACCAGCTGAAGATGGACCTGGGCGACCCGGCCGACTGA
- a CDS encoding regulatory protein GemA, producing the protein MALAKALLSKIHIARQQLGLAEDVYRQKLQGMFGKASAKDLSQRQAEKLLDEFKRLGWKPRPSSKSAGKPHNFASPAMPLLITKIEAQLADMKLPWAYADALARQMYKVQKVAWLRKPDQLTGLIAALDVEQEKRHLLAEVDRLCQRLGIEHPEQAAGLEQLPKGWQRQRQILRALVDALSAAVEAREIKEGK; encoded by the coding sequence ATGGCACTCGCGAAAGCACTGCTCAGCAAGATCCATATCGCCCGCCAGCAACTCGGCCTGGCCGAGGATGTATATCGCCAGAAGCTCCAGGGCATGTTCGGGAAGGCATCGGCGAAGGACCTCAGCCAGCGGCAGGCCGAGAAACTCCTGGACGAGTTCAAGCGCTTGGGCTGGAAGCCCCGGCCGTCGTCTAAGTCCGCCGGCAAGCCGCACAACTTCGCCTCTCCAGCGATGCCCTTGCTGATTACCAAGATCGAAGCGCAGCTCGCTGACATGAAGTTGCCCTGGGCCTACGCCGATGCGCTCGCACGGCAGATGTACAAAGTCCAGAAGGTTGCCTGGCTCCGTAAACCCGACCAGTTGACCGGCCTGATCGCGGCGCTGGATGTAGAGCAGGAGAAACGGCACTTGCTGGCCGAGGTGGATCGCCTATGCCAACGCCTCGGCATCGAGCATCCAGAACAGGCTGCTGGATTGGAACAGCTACCGAAGGGATGGCAGCGCCAGCGTCAGATTCTCAGGGCGCTGGTGGATGCTCTAAGCGCCGCGGTTGAAGCTCGGGAGATAAAGGAGGGGAAATGA
- a CDS encoding HNH endonuclease signature motif containing protein: protein MAAVLSQLAQEALDRAHRRMRHRQACRNRKAWSDDEVEQLRRRYADEPTEVIAADLGRSVRMVYGKAKQLSLSKSAAFLEGPLSRRLDGSQGVQYRFAKGITPWNKGRKGSPSTGRMAETQFRPGNKPGNWLPIGSHRVSKDGYLQRKVTDTGYPPRDWIAAHTLLWEEHYGPVPEGHCLCFRDGNKQNIVLDNLELITRAERMRRNTIHRYPPELKDAIRAVGRLKRTIREIEHEKQS from the coding sequence ATGGCCGCGGTCCTCAGCCAGCTTGCCCAGGAGGCCCTTGACCGAGCGCATCGCCGGATGCGTCATCGTCAGGCATGCCGGAATCGCAAGGCCTGGTCTGACGATGAGGTAGAGCAGCTCCGTCGGCGGTATGCCGACGAGCCCACTGAAGTCATTGCCGCAGATCTCGGCCGCTCTGTTCGCATGGTCTATGGCAAGGCAAAGCAGCTCAGCCTCAGCAAGTCGGCGGCGTTCCTCGAAGGGCCGCTGTCGCGGCGCCTGGATGGCTCGCAGGGTGTTCAGTACCGCTTCGCCAAGGGGATCACCCCGTGGAACAAGGGCCGCAAGGGATCACCTTCGACGGGACGCATGGCTGAAACCCAGTTCAGGCCCGGCAATAAGCCGGGCAACTGGCTGCCCATCGGTAGTCACAGGGTCAGCAAGGACGGTTACCTGCAGCGCAAGGTTACCGATACCGGCTATCCCCCCAGGGACTGGATCGCGGCCCATACCCTGCTATGGGAAGAGCATTACGGCCCGGTACCAGAGGGCCATTGCCTGTGCTTCCGGGACGGCAACAAGCAGAACATCGTCCTGGACAACCTCGAACTCATCACCCGCGCCGAGCGTATGCGGCGCAACACCATTCATCGCTACCCGCCAGAGCTCAAAGACGCGATTCGCGCAGTCGGCCGGCTCAAACGCACCATTCGGGAGATCGAGCATGAAAAACAAAGTTGA